One part of the Natrinema salinisoli genome encodes these proteins:
- a CDS encoding DUF7342 family protein — protein MISIYIKTEHELSCMTEDELNSKGLMKRQTTGEDRVRMVARQLSEPRTANWIASEAGWSHEPTKRVLERLVDDGILHRDETGTHTTFYPDYRRQALQEAMRLRDSGHTVEELTDRLSDMKAEIRDWEDEFGVESPNQLRGTLADETLDADEEDRRREIARDWEHLQRHIKIVGFAIREWDFLAPTSEPADASS, from the coding sequence ATGATCTCAATCTATATTAAGACAGAGCACGAACTGAGTTGTATGACCGAAGATGAATTAAACTCCAAGGGTCTGATGAAACGCCAGACTACGGGCGAAGACCGTGTTCGGATGGTCGCCCGGCAACTATCTGAGCCACGGACAGCCAACTGGATCGCTTCCGAAGCGGGCTGGTCACACGAGCCGACCAAACGCGTCCTCGAACGGCTCGTCGATGATGGCATCCTCCACCGCGACGAAACCGGTACTCACACGACGTTTTACCCTGATTATCGCCGCCAAGCGCTGCAGGAGGCGATGCGTCTTCGAGACAGCGGGCACACTGTCGAGGAGCTTACAGACCGTCTTAGCGACATGAAGGCGGAGATCCGGGACTGGGAGGATGAATTTGGTGTCGAGTCACCGAACCAACTTCGCGGGACGCTCGCCGACGAGACACTGGACGCCGACGAGGAAGACCGTCGTCGTGAGATCGCACGCGATTGGGAGCACCTGCAGCGACACATCAAAATTGTCGGGTTCGCCATCCGCGAATGGGATTTCCTCGCCCCGACGTCAGAGCCCGCTGATGCCAGTAGCTAA
- a CDS encoding tyrosine-type recombinase/integrase — protein sequence MKSESTSVADPLEEFLRSKSKGGEGSGNYRRNLERCIEDFLEWLEADPQSGETFDDLDARTFRRYARELTGRDLAPGTVQTYYAQVSAYVGWCVREGLLEANYAQRNVAKEPLPENDGRRSGDQQAWTDEHRLLITRYVDTRAHDAADEKGLGAIKEFRDRALVYVLCYSGVRGGEIFADPKDDRRNGLQWGDVSFEDRKMTVLSKKQDWSDRSLTEQAINPMRRYKDLLSPATDDWPVFPTFHLPTLYETLRTGLRTEHGWSEGKTETFVDDLTGQREVFEALREYELAPPSINTDGARRIMRRLCEDADLDLEGKHGYLAPHGGRRGAGEVMVRQRGFTAAARLLDNSEAVVRKSYSHIEAKEMAKDAGDAFTEHDS from the coding sequence GTGAAATCCGAATCGACGTCGGTCGCCGACCCGCTCGAGGAATTCCTTCGATCGAAATCGAAGGGCGGTGAGGGAAGCGGGAACTACCGACGAAACCTCGAACGCTGTATCGAGGACTTCCTCGAGTGGCTCGAGGCAGATCCCCAATCGGGGGAAACGTTCGATGACCTGGACGCACGAACGTTCCGTCGGTACGCTCGTGAGCTCACGGGACGGGATCTCGCGCCGGGAACGGTACAGACGTACTACGCACAGGTCAGTGCCTACGTCGGCTGGTGCGTTCGGGAAGGGCTCCTCGAGGCGAACTACGCACAGCGCAACGTCGCGAAGGAACCGCTTCCGGAAAACGACGGACGTCGATCAGGGGATCAGCAGGCCTGGACCGACGAACACCGGCTGTTGATAACCCGTTACGTCGATACACGTGCTCACGATGCTGCCGACGAGAAGGGGCTGGGTGCGATCAAAGAGTTCCGTGACCGAGCGCTCGTCTACGTCCTGTGTTACTCCGGTGTCCGTGGTGGTGAAATCTTCGCGGACCCGAAAGACGATCGCCGTAATGGGCTCCAGTGGGGTGACGTCTCCTTCGAAGACCGGAAGATGACTGTCCTCTCGAAGAAACAAGACTGGTCCGATCGTTCGCTGACTGAGCAGGCCATAAATCCTATGCGACGATACAAAGATTTGCTCAGTCCCGCCACCGATGACTGGCCGGTATTTCCGACGTTTCACCTTCCAACGCTCTACGAGACCCTTCGAACGGGACTCCGGACCGAACACGGGTGGTCAGAAGGAAAAACCGAGACGTTCGTCGATGATCTCACTGGTCAACGCGAGGTGTTCGAGGCCCTTCGGGAGTACGAACTGGCTCCTCCCTCGATCAACACTGATGGGGCTCGTCGGATCATGCGACGGCTTTGTGAGGACGCAGATCTTGACCTCGAGGGGAAACACGGGTATCTCGCCCCACACGGTGGCAGGCGTGGAGCTGGCGAGGTGATGGTTCGGCAACGCGGCTTTACCGCCGCTGCTCGACTCTTGGACAATAGCGAAGCAGTCGTGCGAAAATCGTACTCCCATATCGAAGCGAAAGAGATGGCCAAAGACGCCGGCGATGCGTTTACCGAACACGACTCGTGA
- a CDS encoding IclR family transcriptional regulator, whose product MPRGDTGRNRSAIVNSVLVPYIVDDIRMSETPEYAVEATRTSLEILETLVETPEPMGVTALSDQLDVAKSVAHNHLSTLRAQGYVVKRDGQYEPSLSMLSLGKRARSDLPIYQTGKEAVDNLATATGETATLFIREENYAVPVYIAEDDVDWTPRFHAGDRLPLHVNAPGKCLMASMSDDKLETMLEKNDRESFTDATITDSADLMKEVRRIRDDGAAFCRGEHYEGIVGIAATIPTTGGCRTAALGVTGPVDRLNGRYLEEDITGQVLSTTKSIQVTLTGN is encoded by the coding sequence GTGCCAAGAGGTGACACGGGGCGAAATCGTTCTGCTATAGTGAACAGTGTTTTAGTCCCCTACATCGTAGACGATATCAGAATGAGTGAAACGCCAGAGTACGCGGTCGAGGCGACGAGAACGTCGCTGGAGATACTCGAAACGCTCGTCGAGACGCCGGAACCGATGGGCGTTACGGCACTCTCCGACCAGCTCGATGTAGCCAAGAGCGTCGCCCACAACCATCTATCGACGCTCCGTGCACAGGGGTACGTGGTCAAGCGCGACGGGCAGTACGAACCATCGCTAAGCATGCTATCACTCGGTAAACGGGCACGAAGCGACCTGCCGATCTACCAGACTGGCAAGGAAGCAGTCGACAATCTGGCGACGGCGACTGGCGAGACAGCGACATTGTTTATCAGGGAAGAGAACTACGCCGTGCCGGTATATATAGCCGAAGACGATGTGGATTGGACACCGCGATTTCACGCCGGAGATCGGCTACCGCTCCACGTCAACGCGCCGGGTAAGTGCCTCATGGCATCGATGTCGGACGATAAACTCGAGACGATGCTCGAAAAGAACGACCGCGAATCGTTTACTGATGCAACGATCACTGACTCCGCCGACCTCATGAAAGAGGTACGACGCATTCGTGACGACGGCGCAGCGTTCTGCAGAGGAGAACACTACGAGGGGATCGTCGGGATTGCAGCGACAATTCCGACGACGGGTGGTTGTCGGACCGCTGCCCTCGGTGTCACTGGCCCGGTCGATCGGCTAAACGGAAGATATCTCGAAGAAGATATTACGGGACAAGTACTGAGCACGACGAAATCGATCCAGGTAACGCTCACGGGGAACTGA
- a CDS encoding alcohol dehydrogenase catalytic domain-containing protein: MRATTLTDVGSVEVQERDRPVPADDELLVQVGACGVCMTDFHMYHGSFAVETPLVLGHESAGTVAEVGRDVTGYETGDRVAINPTVPCNACTYCKRGETHLCENNTSIGGAADSVIDGAFAEYVRVPQTNVEEIGDMPFERAALAEPLACCLHGVGQVDCDPGDSVAIIGAGPIGLLLLQSFRNVGAAPIVVSELDEARRELAAELGADVVVDPAEADDPVTAIQEAAGGPVDVGVEAIGLVPTIEQANAVTAKGSSTLIFGVPDQDATMEISPFDVFFDEVGYRGSYSLTTEDFERAVTLLEHERIKADSLITDQISLEDLPTAFERMENGDGLKHVVIPDSE; encoded by the coding sequence ATGCGTGCGACAACGCTGACAGACGTCGGATCGGTGGAGGTACAGGAGCGCGATCGACCGGTTCCGGCCGACGACGAGTTACTGGTTCAGGTCGGTGCGTGTGGCGTCTGCATGACCGACTTTCACATGTATCACGGCTCGTTCGCGGTGGAGACCCCACTGGTGTTAGGCCACGAAAGCGCCGGGACCGTTGCCGAGGTGGGTAGGGACGTCACCGGGTACGAGACTGGCGATCGAGTTGCGATCAACCCGACAGTCCCGTGTAATGCCTGTACGTACTGCAAGCGCGGCGAGACCCACCTCTGTGAGAACAACACGAGCATCGGCGGGGCCGCCGACAGCGTCATCGACGGCGCATTCGCCGAGTACGTCAGGGTTCCACAGACGAACGTCGAAGAGATCGGTGACATGCCGTTCGAGCGAGCCGCACTGGCCGAACCGTTGGCCTGTTGTCTCCACGGGGTCGGTCAGGTCGACTGTGATCCAGGGGACAGCGTCGCTATCATCGGCGCAGGTCCGATCGGACTGCTCTTGCTTCAGTCGTTCCGCAACGTCGGTGCCGCACCGATCGTCGTTTCAGAGCTCGACGAAGCGCGCCGAGAGCTCGCCGCAGAACTCGGGGCAGACGTCGTTGTCGACCCAGCGGAAGCCGACGACCCGGTGACGGCTATCCAGGAGGCCGCGGGCGGACCCGTCGACGTCGGCGTCGAGGCCATCGGACTCGTTCCAACTATCGAACAGGCCAACGCAGTGACAGCGAAGGGCAGCTCGACCCTCATTTTCGGCGTTCCAGACCAGGACGCGACGATGGAGATCAGCCCCTTCGACGTCTTCTTCGACGAAGTGGGCTACCGAGGATCGTACTCACTGACGACCGAAGACTTCGAGCGGGCGGTCACGCTGCTCGAACACGAACGGATCAAGGCCGATTCCCTGATTACCGACCAGATCAGTCTCGAGGATTTACCGACGGCATTCGAGCGGATGGAGAACGGCGACGGACTGAAACACGTCGTCATTCCCGACTCAGAGTAA
- a CDS encoding extracellular solute-binding protein, whose protein sequence is MTSKRSGRKRRNFIKATGVGLLGGLAGCTRGGDEASDGNGDGADDVDLSVSEFQDADIDWQQFEGSTINIGAVQHPWVDAIKPAIPVFEELTGISVQWNVLPEQEFRTKRLTDVSTGAGEWDVFFLDQVVNQFREAGWLQPLDPYFDDDSMYDEEWYTMDDLFEATRWQAHGGGYSDTWTGIPITVEVQTQFYRTDLYEEYDLEVAETLEEFVSNAQTIQENESDMVGTAGRGQKGYGMNIYILNTFIREYGSQLWDDYPDDSGLDSEGAISAAEWYVSLLQDYGPDGASSQTWSDVLSTMQSGSAGHIVSDANLFWPSLTDPEASDAADNIGIAKTPAPADGEFAPNAYSWQISTSKNADNSEAAFLFMLWASSEPTNTWLHLNSSAAFSVRQSVWENDEFRSRVGDNFAQVTLESLQAAAPDPFDAKYPEWGQTYSEELQTAIAGDQSAEEALTNAATAAEDTADE, encoded by the coding sequence ATGACCAGCAAACGTAGCGGACGGAAGAGGCGTAACTTTATCAAAGCTACCGGTGTCGGACTGCTTGGCGGCCTTGCAGGTTGTACGCGAGGCGGCGACGAGGCCAGCGATGGCAACGGAGACGGGGCCGATGACGTCGATCTCTCCGTGAGCGAATTCCAGGATGCTGACATCGATTGGCAGCAGTTCGAGGGTTCGACGATCAATATCGGTGCTGTCCAGCACCCGTGGGTCGATGCAATCAAGCCGGCTATTCCCGTATTCGAGGAACTAACCGGGATCTCTGTCCAGTGGAACGTCCTGCCCGAGCAGGAATTCCGAACCAAGCGCCTCACTGACGTCAGCACCGGTGCTGGCGAGTGGGACGTGTTCTTCCTCGATCAGGTCGTCAACCAGTTCCGCGAGGCCGGGTGGCTCCAGCCGCTCGATCCCTACTTCGACGACGACAGTATGTACGACGAGGAGTGGTACACGATGGACGACCTCTTCGAGGCCACGCGCTGGCAGGCACACGGCGGTGGCTACAGCGATACGTGGACCGGCATCCCGATCACTGTCGAGGTCCAGACGCAGTTCTATCGGACGGACCTCTACGAGGAATACGACCTGGAGGTCGCCGAAACACTCGAGGAGTTCGTCTCGAACGCACAGACCATCCAGGAGAACGAGTCCGACATGGTCGGAACTGCCGGTCGCGGTCAGAAAGGATACGGGATGAACATCTACATCCTCAACACCTTCATCCGCGAATACGGGTCCCAGCTGTGGGATGACTACCCTGACGACTCGGGGCTAGACTCGGAGGGTGCCATTTCGGCGGCCGAGTGGTATGTTAGTCTGCTTCAGGACTACGGTCCGGACGGAGCCTCCAGCCAGACGTGGTCGGACGTCCTCTCGACGATGCAGTCCGGAAGTGCCGGCCACATCGTCTCGGACGCAAACCTGTTCTGGCCGAGCTTGACCGATCCGGAGGCCTCGGATGCAGCCGACAACATCGGGATCGCGAAAACGCCGGCACCGGCCGACGGCGAGTTCGCACCGAACGCATACTCCTGGCAGATCTCGACCTCGAAGAACGCCGATAACTCCGAGGCAGCGTTCCTGTTCATGCTGTGGGCGTCCTCGGAACCGACCAACACTTGGCTCCACCTGAACAGCAGTGCGGCGTTCTCGGTGCGTCAGTCCGTGTGGGAGAACGACGAGTTCCGTTCCCGTGTCGGCGACAACTTCGCACAGGTAACGCTGGAGTCGCTTCAGGCGGCCGCACCGGATCCGTTCGACGCCAAATATCCCGAGTGGGGACAGACCTACTCCGAGGAACTTCAAACCGCCATCGCCGGTGATCAGAGTGCCGAAGAGGCGCTGACCAACGCCGCGACTGCAGCGGAAGACACTGCTGACGAGTAA
- a CDS encoding carbohydrate ABC transporter permease: MSTPTQTTKSDPSVLVRLRDLWNDYLPYWFMAPMVLVMLLITIFPGAYDLYLSLVEYKLSEPGTMGQFNGLDNFRTAFTSGGAVNSFTLTIIFVSGALALETVLGFLLAALVTGVKSERMKTFYRVAFILPMAVAPVSLATITRIMLNSEIGVIPYMITQYTPFAAPNFLSDIPLLTVMLVDTWNWTPFMFIIFYAGMSSVPETLLEASRVDGAPLWRRYVHVIIPYMKPVLFVAILIRLIDLFRTFGLVFSLTSGGPGTQTELVSINIFQTGFTFVDLGAASAIAIVYLVGIIALCNILIIKIGFEGVWE, encoded by the coding sequence ATGAGCACCCCAACTCAAACGACGAAGTCCGACCCGTCAGTACTGGTGAGGCTACGGGACCTGTGGAACGATTACCTGCCGTACTGGTTCATGGCGCCGATGGTGCTCGTGATGTTGCTGATCACGATCTTCCCGGGCGCGTATGACCTGTACCTGAGCCTCGTCGAGTACAAGCTCTCCGAGCCGGGGACGATGGGGCAGTTCAACGGGCTGGACAACTTCCGGACCGCGTTCACCAGTGGCGGCGCAGTCAACTCGTTCACCCTGACAATCATCTTCGTCAGCGGTGCGTTGGCGCTCGAGACCGTCCTCGGGTTCCTGCTTGCAGCACTCGTGACCGGCGTCAAGTCCGAGCGGATGAAGACGTTCTATCGCGTCGCGTTCATCCTCCCGATGGCAGTCGCACCGGTCTCGCTTGCGACGATCACCAGGATCATGTTGAACTCCGAGATCGGTGTCATTCCCTACATGATCACTCAGTATACGCCGTTCGCAGCGCCGAACTTCCTCAGCGACATCCCACTACTGACGGTGATGCTCGTGGATACGTGGAACTGGACGCCGTTCATGTTCATCATTTTCTACGCCGGCATGTCGTCAGTCCCCGAGACACTGCTCGAGGCCTCGAGGGTCGACGGCGCACCACTGTGGCGTCGCTACGTCCACGTCATCATTCCGTACATGAAGCCGGTGTTGTTCGTCGCCATTCTGATCCGGTTGATCGACCTGTTCCGAACGTTCGGATTGGTATTCAGCCTGACGAGCGGTGGTCCCGGAACCCAGACGGAACTGGTGAGCATCAATATCTTCCAGACCGGATTCACGTTCGTCGACCTCGGCGCTGCGAGTGCCATCGCGATCGTCTATCTGGTCGGGATCATTGCCCTGTGTAACATCCTGATTATCAAGATCGGGTTCGAGGGGGTGTGGGAATAA
- a CDS encoding carbohydrate ABC transporter permease — protein sequence MATIDSPEKPERLLSRTTRERLVAAGRHAALLVWSFVVLFPLYWIVSMSLKPPSEAISLPPDWIFLPTVYNYVQLLQQSSFITAFGNSVFMVSTSVVLVLLIGVPAAYVLSRYDVPKQRDVLVWILSSRMLPPVAVVIPFFVIFRTLNLYDTRIGMIFMYITINISVVIWVMKAFFDGIPETLEEAARVDGATQFQAFRKVILPAAKPGIFSVAIISFIFAWIELLFSLVLTNNNAVTVTMQVYQFIGVRQIEWGMLAAATTATIIPIALFVIVVNKYLAAGLSFGVVVKE from the coding sequence ATGGCAACCATCGATAGCCCGGAGAAACCTGAACGGCTGCTCTCGAGGACCACGCGGGAGCGTCTCGTCGCCGCGGGTCGACACGCTGCGTTGCTCGTGTGGTCCTTCGTGGTCCTCTTCCCGCTGTACTGGATCGTCTCGATGTCCCTCAAGCCGCCGAGCGAGGCGATCTCGCTTCCGCCAGACTGGATCTTCCTACCGACGGTGTACAACTACGTCCAGTTGCTCCAGCAGTCGAGTTTCATCACCGCGTTCGGGAACAGCGTCTTCATGGTGAGCACGTCGGTTGTACTCGTCTTGCTGATCGGTGTGCCGGCCGCGTACGTCCTGTCGCGGTACGACGTCCCGAAACAGCGGGACGTGCTCGTCTGGATCCTCTCCTCACGGATGCTTCCGCCGGTCGCCGTCGTCATCCCCTTCTTCGTCATCTTCCGGACGTTGAACCTTTACGACACGCGAATCGGGATGATATTCATGTACATTACGATCAATATCTCGGTCGTGATCTGGGTCATGAAGGCCTTCTTCGACGGTATCCCGGAAACGCTGGAAGAGGCAGCGCGCGTCGACGGTGCGACGCAGTTCCAGGCGTTCCGGAAGGTGATCCTACCGGCGGCCAAGCCCGGTATCTTCTCGGTCGCGATCATCAGCTTCATCTTCGCATGGATTGAGCTGCTGTTCTCGCTAGTGCTGACGAACAACAATGCCGTGACGGTGACGATGCAGGTCTACCAGTTCATCGGCGTGCGCCAGATCGAGTGGGGAATGCTCGCAGCAGCGACGACCGCGACGATCATTCCCATCGCGTTGTTCGTCATCGTAGTCAACAAATACCTCGCTGCCGGACTCAGCTTCGGCGTGGTGGTCAAAGAATGA
- a CDS encoding ABC transporter ATP-binding protein — protein sequence MARIDIDDVTKQYGAGGNEIVAVDDVSLQIQDGEFVVFVGPSGSGKSTLLRIVAGLEEQTEGDVVIGDTIVNELEPRARNIAMVFQNYALYPNMTVEENMSFGLKMSTDLSADEIESRVRETADTMGIEQLLDNTPGEMSGGQQQRVALGRAIVRDPDIFLMDEPLSNLDAKLRTEMRTEINRLQNDLDVTTLYVTHDQTEAMTMGDRLVVLNHGEIQQVGTPLECFYRPANQFVAGFLGSPSMNFFSGTVEDGTFGADGFDYDLTEGMQMAVADRDELVLGIRPEDLSLHETDSSPHEFEAVVDVVEPMGSISYVYLQAQDQSGDRTFIVETDDQYPITEGQHVYVEIPDQSIHLFDAAGGETIHQRQLDEGAEVALQERKQTVTNPAE from the coding sequence ATGGCACGAATTGACATCGACGACGTGACGAAACAGTACGGAGCCGGCGGGAACGAGATCGTTGCCGTCGACGACGTTTCCCTGCAGATCCAGGACGGCGAATTCGTGGTTTTCGTCGGTCCGTCCGGGAGCGGAAAGTCGACGCTCCTCCGGATCGTCGCCGGCCTCGAAGAACAGACGGAGGGCGACGTTGTCATCGGCGACACGATCGTCAACGAACTCGAGCCCCGGGCGCGGAACATCGCGATGGTGTTCCAGAACTACGCGCTGTACCCGAACATGACGGTCGAAGAGAACATGTCGTTCGGGCTCAAGATGTCGACGGATCTCTCCGCCGACGAGATCGAGAGCCGCGTCCGCGAGACGGCCGATACGATGGGGATCGAACAGTTGCTGGATAACACGCCCGGGGAGATGTCGGGCGGCCAGCAACAGCGAGTGGCGCTGGGACGGGCCATCGTCCGCGATCCGGACATCTTCCTGATGGACGAGCCACTCAGTAACCTCGACGCGAAGCTCCGAACGGAGATGCGAACCGAAATCAACCGCCTCCAGAACGATCTCGACGTGACGACGCTGTACGTGACACACGATCAGACGGAGGCGATGACGATGGGCGATCGGCTCGTCGTTCTCAACCACGGAGAGATTCAGCAGGTCGGCACGCCACTGGAGTGTTTCTACCGACCAGCAAACCAGTTCGTCGCCGGTTTCCTCGGCTCACCCTCGATGAACTTCTTCAGCGGCACCGTCGAGGACGGAACGTTTGGGGCCGACGGCTTCGACTACGACCTGACAGAAGGGATGCAGATGGCGGTCGCCGATCGCGACGAGCTCGTACTCGGCATCAGACCCGAGGATTTGTCGCTCCACGAGACGGACAGCTCACCGCACGAGTTCGAGGCCGTCGTCGACGTCGTCGAACCGATGGGAAGCATCTCGTACGTCTACCTGCAAGCCCAGGACCAGTCCGGCGATCGAACGTTCATCGTCGAAACGGACGATCAGTATCCGATCACCGAGGGACAACACGTCTACGTCGAGATTCCGGATCAGAGTATTCATCTGTTCGACGCAGCTGGTGGTGAGACGATCCATCAACGCCAACTGGATGAGGGAGCCGAAGTCGCACTTCAGGAGCGAAAGCAGACCGTTACCAATCCAGCAGAGTGA
- a CDS encoding class II aldolase/adducin family protein encodes MTDTPIQHHETRSDICEYGRGLLEDDLTTGTGGNLSARLDENHIAISPSGIPYEEIEPEDVPVVDMDGTVVSGDIDPSTELPMHLAVYRERPEVGGVVHTHSPYATTFASLGEPIPASHYLLSFTGSEVPVTEYRTHATAELGEAAVDALGESYNATLLRNHGVLTADDTLDDAYTVAQMVEYCARIHYQARAIGEPEILPDDEIDRLSDKLDSYGQ; translated from the coding sequence ATGACAGACACACCCATTCAACATCACGAAACACGTAGCGACATTTGCGAGTACGGCCGCGGACTACTCGAGGACGACCTGACGACCGGTACCGGCGGGAACCTCAGCGCCAGACTCGATGAGAACCATATCGCAATCAGCCCGTCGGGGATCCCCTACGAGGAGATCGAACCAGAAGACGTGCCAGTCGTCGACATGGATGGCACGGTCGTCTCCGGCGACATCGATCCCTCGACCGAGCTCCCGATGCACTTGGCCGTCTACCGCGAACGGCCCGAAGTCGGCGGCGTCGTCCACACTCACTCGCCGTATGCGACGACGTTCGCTTCGCTCGGCGAGCCGATACCGGCCTCCCACTACCTCCTCTCCTTTACCGGGTCCGAGGTACCGGTAACGGAGTACCGCACTCACGCCACCGCGGAACTCGGCGAGGCTGCGGTCGACGCGCTCGGGGAGTCGTACAATGCGACACTGCTACGCAATCACGGCGTGTTGACTGCCGATGACACGCTGGACGACGCCTACACCGTTGCACAGATGGTGGAGTACTGCGCTCGCATCCACTATCAGGCCCGCGCCATCGGCGAGCCCGAGATCCTTCCGGACGACGAGATCGACCGACTGAGCGACAAACTCGACAGCTATGGCCAGTAA
- a CDS encoding rhamnulokinase — MNHVAIDLGASGGTVFLGNVTASSFTVEEVTRFDNRPTESDGRYVWDLESLADHIVAGLDAAADQADGLDTVGIDTWGLDFGLLADGELLRAPTSYRDPEATATREDLFETVGKRRLFEATGIANWNTPNTLWQLHTIAERDPELLERADELLMIPQLLSHLLGGRPIGETTIASTTQMVDPEGRTWAGDLLEELGLPTEILPSLTEPGERLGAVDERFAPDPEVPPELVTPASHDTAAAVAGLPLTGDAAFLNTGSWFILGVERDDPVRTDTAFEYSLSNELGANGTVRLLKNVNGFFLLEECRSAWREAGEPTDYDHLLSAARQAPPRESLVDPDADAFSIEGSMPKQVRSYCRQTGQPVPSGQGGIVRCLLDSLVTKTALVFDQLATAVDETPARITLGGGGVRNELFCQLLADATDRPVTAGPVEATAVGNLLTQAVAVGPIPNLETGRRLIRTSFEPTTYDPAGGRDWDGAKERLRALPTN; from the coding sequence ATGAACCACGTGGCAATCGATCTCGGTGCCAGCGGCGGGACGGTGTTCCTCGGGAACGTCACCGCGTCGTCGTTCACCGTCGAAGAAGTCACCCGGTTCGACAACCGCCCCACCGAGAGCGACGGCCGATACGTCTGGGACCTCGAGTCGCTCGCCGATCACATCGTGGCCGGACTCGACGCCGCTGCCGATCAGGCCGACGGTCTCGACACGGTTGGAATAGATACCTGGGGGCTGGACTTCGGACTACTGGCGGACGGCGAGCTCCTGCGAGCCCCGACCTCGTATCGCGATCCCGAGGCGACGGCGACTCGCGAGGACCTGTTCGAAACCGTCGGGAAGCGACGGCTGTTCGAGGCTACTGGCATCGCGAACTGGAACACGCCGAACACGTTGTGGCAACTTCACACGATCGCCGAACGCGACCCCGAACTCCTCGAGCGGGCCGACGAGCTGCTCATGATACCGCAGCTGCTCTCGCACCTGTTGGGCGGCCGGCCGATCGGCGAGACGACGATCGCCTCGACCACGCAGATGGTCGATCCGGAGGGCCGTACCTGGGCGGGTGACCTCCTCGAGGAACTGGGACTGCCGACAGAGATACTCCCTTCGCTCACCGAACCCGGCGAACGGCTGGGGGCCGTCGACGAGCGATTCGCGCCGGACCCCGAGGTACCGCCCGAGCTCGTCACGCCCGCGAGCCACGACACCGCGGCGGCCGTCGCCGGGCTTCCGTTGACCGGCGATGCCGCGTTTCTCAACACCGGCTCGTGGTTCATTCTCGGCGTCGAGCGCGACGACCCGGTCCGCACGGATACGGCCTTCGAGTACTCGCTGTCGAACGAGCTGGGCGCGAACGGGACCGTCCGGCTGCTGAAAAACGTCAACGGGTTCTTCCTGCTGGAGGAATGCCGATCGGCGTGGCGCGAGGCCGGTGAGCCGACCGACTACGATCACCTCTTGTCGGCCGCCCGGCAGGCACCGCCGCGGGAGTCACTCGTCGATCCGGACGCCGACGCCTTCTCGATCGAGGGATCGATGCCCAAGCAGGTGCGATCGTACTGTCGGCAAACGGGACAGCCGGTCCCGTCCGGACAGGGCGGTATCGTCCGCTGCCTGCTAGATAGTCTCGTGACGAAAACGGCGCTCGTCTTCGACCAGTTGGCGACGGCCGTCGACGAGACGCCGGCCCGGATCACCCTCGGAGGCGGCGGGGTCCGCAACGAGTTGTTCTGCCAGCTCCTGGCCGACGCCACCGATCGGCCGGTGACGGCTGGCCCGGTAGAGGCGACTGCCGTCGGGAACCTCCTCACGCAAGCGGTTGCAGTCGGTCCGATCCCGAATCTCGAGACCGGGCGCAGATTGATCCGGACCTCGTTCGAACCGACGACCTACGACCCCGCGGGCGGACGTGATTGGGACGGCGCAAAAGAACGGCTTCGGGCGCTTCCGACGAACTGA